In Roseibium algicola, the DNA window CCACATTGATACCGCCGCTGATGGGCAGAATGGCGCCGGTGATATAGGCCCCACCTCGCCCGCACAGATATTGCATGGCAGCTGCGATATCCTCCGGCCGGCCGACACGGCCGAGTGGCACCTGGGCTCCCACACGCGAGCGGACATCCTCGTCCGCCGTTGCAAAGGCCGTCATGTTGCTGACGAAAGGTCCCGGGGCCAGCGCATTGACTGTGATGCGCCGTTCCGCCAGCTCCTTGGCAAGGATCCGCGTCAGATGATGAACAGCAGCCTTGGAGGCCGCATAGCTGTAGGCCCTGTCGCCATGGGCCGTTTCCCCCATGACCGAGCCGACGTTGACGACCCGTGCAGGATTGTCGTCGCTCGCGCCAGCTTCCAGAAGCGGCAAAAGGCCTTGCGTCAGCTGGAACAACCCGGTGACATTCACCCGCATCACCCGTTCCCAGGCGTGATAGGGAAAGTCGCCAAGCGGCTGGCCCCAGCTTGTGCCGGCATTGTTCATCAGAATTTCCAGGCTGCCGGTGCGCTTGCCGATTTCGCCCACCAGCGCCGCAACACCTTCTTCCGTTGCAACGTCCCCGGCAAAGCCTTCGGCCTTTCCCGAATAGCCGAGCGCGTTCAGCTCTTCGGCAGCCCCCTGGCAGGCTTCCAACTTGCGGCTGGCGATCATCACCCGCGCACCCGCGGCCATCAGCCCCTCGGCGGCCATGCGGCCGACCCCGGTCGCGCCACCCGTGACCAGTGCCGTTTTGCCGCCAAGGCCGAACAAGTGATCAGGCGTCATGCGGTGCCTCCGGGAACTGTTTTCTTAAGGTGAGTTTCGACACCTTGCCCGTTGCCGTCATCGGCAATGCATCGACGAAGACGACGTCATCCGGCACCTGCCACTTGGCGACCCGTTCCGCCAGATGGCAGAGGATCTCCTCCTTCTGCGGCTGCGCTTCCTCCGACGGCTGAACGATGAGCAGCGGACGCTCGTCCCACTTGGCGTCGGGTACCGCGATCACCGCGCAATTCGCCACGCCCGGATGAGACATGACGATGTTTTCCAGATCGAGCGAGCTGATCCATTCGCCGCCCGACTTGATGAGGTCCTTGGAACGGTCCGTGATCGTCAGGAAGCCTTCAGGACTGATGGCGGCGATATCGCCGGTGCAGAACCAGCCTTCCTTGTCGAACACGGGTTTCGAGGCTTCCGGATCCTCGTAATAGCCGGAAGTGATCGTGTTGCCGCGCACATAGAGATGGCCCGGGGTCGTTCCGTCATGCGGCAGGCGATTGCCGGCATCATCGACGATCTTCATGTCGACACCGAAGATCCGCCGCCCCTGGCTCTGCTTCCTGTCGATACGCTGGTCGAACGGCAGATCCGCCATCTCCGGCGGCAGGTTGCACTGGGTGCCGAGCGGGCTCATCTCCGTCATGCCCCAGGCATGGCAGACATTGACGCCCTGTTTTTCGAAAGCCTCGATCAGAGAGCGCGAGGCAGCCGATCCGCCAACGACGATATCGCCGAAGCCTTCGGGAATGCGGCCGCGCTGGCGGATCTCGTTCATGAGACCTATCCAGACAGTCGGCACACCCCAGGCGGAGAAGACCTTTTCGCGGTCCATCAGGTC includes these proteins:
- a CDS encoding SDR family NAD(P)-dependent oxidoreductase, giving the protein MTPDHLFGLGGKTALVTGGATGVGRMAAEGLMAAGARVMIASRKLEACQGAAEELNALGYSGKAEGFAGDVATEEGVAALVGEIGKRTGSLEILMNNAGTSWGQPLGDFPYHAWERVMRVNVTGLFQLTQGLLPLLEAGASDDNPARVVNVGSVMGETAHGDRAYSYAASKAAVHHLTRILAKELAERRITVNALAPGPFVSNMTAFATADEDVRSRVGAQVPLGRVGRPEDIAAAMQYLCGRGGAYITGAILPISGGINVETGPDLFQEAY
- a CDS encoding long-chain fatty acid--CoA ligase, giving the protein MKGMMMHRPLKIADLITFAADTYPAGEIVSVRTEGDIHRTTYKETAGRIARLAHGLKALGIAESDRVATLAWNGYRHFELYYAISGIGAICHTINPRLSAEQMIYIVNHAQDRVLFVDLTFVPIVEKLRPHFPADLRIVIMTDRAHMPETTLEGVLCYEEILDGQPGEIDWPDFDEDQAAGLCYTSGTTGNPKGTLYSHRSTVLHAYDMCVTIPRVLNEGSRILPVVPLFHVNAWGLPYGAPLSGSSLIFPGGALDGNSLFDLMDREKVFSAWGVPTVWIGLMNEIRQRGRIPEGFGDIVVGGSAASRSLIEAFEKQGVNVCHAWGMTEMSPLGTQCNLPPEMADLPFDQRIDRKQSQGRRIFGVDMKIVDDAGNRLPHDGTTPGHLYVRGNTITSGYYEDPEASKPVFDKEGWFCTGDIAAISPEGFLTITDRSKDLIKSGGEWISSLDLENIVMSHPGVANCAVIAVPDAKWDERPLLIVQPSEEAQPQKEEILCHLAERVAKWQVPDDVVFVDALPMTATGKVSKLTLRKQFPEAPHDA